In one window of Pristiophorus japonicus isolate sPriJap1 chromosome 9, sPriJap1.hap1, whole genome shotgun sequence DNA:
- the LOC139272848 gene encoding histone H4 yields MSGRGKGGKGLGKGGAKRHRKVLRDNIQGITKPAIRRLARRGGVKRISGLIYEETRGVLKVFLENVIRDAVTYTEHAKRKTVTAMDVVYALKRQGRTLYGFGG; encoded by the coding sequence atgtctggaagaggtaaaggaggcaaaggactgggtaaaggcggagccaagcggcaccgtaaggtgctccgtgataacatccagggtattaccaaaccagccatccgccgcctggctcgccgtggcggtgtcaagcggatctcgggcctgatctacgaggagacccgcggggtgctgaaggttttcctggagaatgtgatcagggatgcagtcacctacactgaacacgccaagcgcaagacggtcactgccatggatgtggtgtacgctctgaagcggcagggccgcactctctatggattcggcggctga